The Astatotilapia calliptera chromosome 4, fAstCal1.2, whole genome shotgun sequence genome segment TTTTTGTATATACTTTATAGACCTTTGTTGACTGACCTGGCAGCTGTAGGGTGTTTAGGTTAGAGACAGGTCGGAGGCTTTATCACTCCCACCCCGACATTTCCTTTCTCTAACcataaatataatattcagtTGTTGGCAGCGTTGGACGTTCCTATCTTTCTCGTGTTGCGCTCTGTAGGCTGGGCCAGAACAATACAAATACATAAtcagctgctgctccagcacTGAGAAGTACTCGCCCACCCGGTGACTTCTGCCTTGGCCCGACACTGCCTACGGTCCCTGCTCTACTCTGCCACCTCTGTGAGCACAGCCGAGGACAGCGACACATCTAACCAGCCTTTCACACAGAGCATTACTCTATGCACTTTAAAGGATTTTACTGACCTCACATCCAAAGCCAGCCTAAAATCACCAACCTACCTAACATGCTACGAAGGAAGTCCCCACGCAAACTGATGGGTGGAAGTGTACTGCAAGTGTAGAGTGACTATACCTCCAACCACAGCCACAGAGCTAAAAAAGAACAATAAGAAGTAGATGCTGTGCCCAGAGCAATAATGCCGGCCATTCATATTTGATAATTACCTCTGTAGATGACAGCGCTCCATCCAGGTCTTGTTTGTTTGCCAGAACCAGCACAGGAATCCCCTGGTTTTCAGCTGACCGGGTGATCCGGTGGAGCTCCACCTTGGCCTCCTCCATGCGCTCCATCTCCGCTGCGTCCACCACGAACACCAGCCCGTCCATCCTCCGAGTGTACGACTTCCAGAGGGGCCTCAGCTTTTCCTGACCACCAACGTCCCACACTTGGAAAGTTGTGGTGTTGGCTTTGGAGTGTCCGATTTGCACTTTAATCCTTTCCATGTTGAATCCCTTGGTGGGGCTGGTCTCAACAAACTCCCTCAGCTTGAGTCTGTAGAGCAGGGAGGTCTTCCCTGCAGAGTCCAAACCAATCACCACCACATGCAGTGACTGAAAGTTGGGGAGGAATGGGCTGTTAGGGGCCGTGCCTGTTAGCTGGTTCCCCATGT includes the following:
- the LOC113021505 gene encoding ADP-ribosylation factor-like protein 4D; amino-acid sequence: MGNQLTGTAPNSPFLPNFQSLHVVVIGLDSAGKTSLLYRLKLREFVETSPTKGFNMERIKVQIGHSKANTTTFQVWDVGGQEKLRPLWKSYTRRMDGLVFVVDAAEMERMEEAKVELHRITRSAENQGIPVLVLANKQDLDGALSSTEVEKVLGLHELSSSTLHHTEGCSALNGQGLQPGLEKLYEMIVKRKRMLRQSKKKS